A region of Lycium barbarum isolate Lr01 chromosome 1, ASM1917538v2, whole genome shotgun sequence DNA encodes the following proteins:
- the LOC132599219 gene encoding E3 ubiquitin-protein ligase RSL1-like, translating into MANFHQVANKSARDFSYDDIYFSLLVDEIQNDENFTISDHKYAEELQNQEVIMTSTIFNQNSTNSPAPTIFIQNFTNSPASSCVIANESAIGESSLSFCEICAERKGTDEMFIIETCSHVYCTDCICKHVETKIQDNIQVVTCPGVACNAILDFETCSSIIPKDVRNRWDEILCESLILGSQKFYCPYKDCSAMLVNDSDEIVRESECPECHRLFCAQCYVPWHCGVECEEFQRLNADERGREDLMVRELAKAKQWGRCPHCKFFVEKAEGCLHMTCRCGSQFCYRCGVTWGAHHAC; encoded by the coding sequence ATGGCAAACTTTCATCAAGTGGCAAACAAATCGGCTCGTGATTTTTCTTATGATGATATTTACTTCTCTTTACTTGTTGACGAAATCCAAAACGACGAAAACTTCACAATATCAGATCACAAGTACGCTGAGGAACTTCAGAATCAAGAAGTAATAATGACTTCAACAATTTTCAATCAAAACTCAACCAATTCCCCTGCACcaacaattttcattcaaaactttACCAATTCCCCTGCATCATCATGTGTAATTGCAAATGAAAGTGCAATAGGTGAATCGTCGTTAAGTTTCTGTGAAATTTGTGCAGAGAGAAAAGGAACTGATGAAATGTTCATAATAGAGACCTGCAGCCATGTTTATTGTACTGATTGCATTTGCAAACATGTAGAGACCAAAATCCAGGACAACATTCAAGTTGTGACGTGTCCAGGTGTGGCTTGCAACGCAATTCTTGATTTCGAAACATGTAGTTCGATTATTCCTAAAGATGTGCGTAATAGGTGGGATGAAATTTTGTGCGAATCGCTCATTCTTGGCTCTCAGAAATTCTACTGTCCGTATAAAGATTGTTCGGCCATGCTAGTGAACGATTCGGACGAAATTGTTAGGGAATCGGAGTGTCCTGAATGCCATAGATTGTTCTGTGCACAATGTTATGTTCCGTGGCATTGTGGGGTTGAATGTGAAGAGTTTCAGAGATTGAATGCTGATGAAAGGGGAAGAGAGGATTTAATGGTGAGGGAATTAGCAAAGGCAAAACAGTGGGGTAGATGCCCTCATTGCAAATTTTTCGTGGAAAAAGCAGAAGGATGTTTGCACATGACTTGCAGGTGCGGATCACAATTTTGCTATAGATGTGGAGTGACTTGGGGAGCACATCATGCTTGCTAA
- the LOC132599211 gene encoding E3 ubiquitin-protein ligase RSL1-like — MENFNQMANKSALDLSCDDFYFSLLFDEIQNDENFTISDDKYAEELQNQEVIMTSTIFNQNSTNSPAPTIFIQNFTNSPASSCVIANERAIGESSLSFCEICAERKETDEMFTIETCSHVYCTDCICKHVETKIQDNVQVVTCPGVACNGILDFETCSSIIPKDVRNRWDEILCESLILGSQKFYCPYKDCSALLVNDSDEIVRESECPECHRLFCAQCYVPWHCGVECEEIQRLNADERGREDLMVRELAKAKQWGRCPHCKFFVERTEGCLHMTCRCGSQFCYRCGVIWGADHAC; from the coding sequence ATGGAAAACTTTAATCAAATGGCAAACAAATCGGCTCTTGATCTTTCTTGTGATGATTTTTACTTCTCATTACTTTTTGACGAAATCCAAAACGACGAAAACTTCACAATATCAGATGACAAGTACGCTGAAGAACTCCAGAATCAAGAAGTAATAATGACTTCAACAATTTTCAATCAAAACTCAACCAATTCCCCTGCACcaacaattttcattcaaaactttACCAATTCCCCTGCATCATCATGTGTAATTGCAAATGAACGGGCAATAGGCGAATCGTCGTTAAGTTTCTGTGAAATTTGTGCAGAGCGAAAAGAAACTGATGAAATGTTCACAATAGAGACCTGCAGCCATGTTTATTGTACTGATTGCATTTGCAAACATGTAGAGACCAAAATCCAGGACAACGTTCAAGTTGTGACGTGTCCAGGTGTGGCTTGCAACGGAATTCTTGATTTCGAAACATGTAGTTCAATTATTCCTAAAGATGTACGTAATAGGTGGGATGAAATTTTGTGTGAATCGCTTATTCTTGGCTCTCAGAAATTCTACTGTCCGTATAAAGATTGTTCGGCCTTGCTAGTGAACGATTCGGACGAAATTGTTAGGGAATCGGAGTGTCCTGAATGCCATAGATTGTTTTGTGCACAATGTTATGTCCCGTGGCATTGTGGGGTTGAATGTGAAGAGATTCAGAGATTGAATGCTGATGAAAGGGGAAGAGAGGATTTAATGGTGAGGGAATTAGCAAAGGCAAAACAGTGGGGTAGATGCCCTCATTGCAAATTTTTCGTGGAAAGAACAGAAGGATGTTTGCACATGACTTGCAGGTGCGGATCACAATTTTGCTATAGATGTGGAGTGATTTGGGGAGCAGATCATGCTTGCTAA
- the LOC132599192 gene encoding uncharacterized protein LOC132599192 yields MAMKVLEENITRLMGCNIEFNRVTGYEVREGLFQHTVDLARRNCSCRAWQLKGIPCAHTIAAIYQKKYDPLDYIHNCYNKETYLKTYANVLQPVTNMEMWLVSTNPTVAPPEIKSMPSRPPKVRTKEAYKNKKSGKLPRTGMTMTCSNSHNRGCNKRGCTKNKGVDSSKAETPSSSRARARTTEPLGRPKKAQAEVEPTPKWGRRGPRKIAPTVENRAPTTTPTPATPPAPPEFPASSSGCPTAKRGRKG; encoded by the exons ATGGCAATGAAGGTCCTAGAGGAGAACATTACAAGGTTAATGGGATGTAACATTGAGTTTAATAGAGTTACAGGGTATGAAGTGAGAGAAGGACTTTTCCAACACACTGTGGATCTTGCTAGAAGGAATTGCAGTTGTAGGGCTTGGCAATTAAAGGGAATACCATGTGCACATACTATTGCTGCAATATACCAAAAAAAATATGACCCTCTTGACTACATTCACAACTGCTACAACAAagagacttacttgaaaacataTGCCAATGTTCTTCAACCAGTAACAAATATGGAAATGTGGCTTGTCTCTACTAATCCAACTGTTGCACCACCAGAGATCAAAAGCATGCCTAGCAGGCCACCAAAAGTTAGAACGAAAGAGGCCTATAAGAATAAGAAATCTGGAAAGTTACCAAGAACTGGAATGACCATGACATGTAGTAATAGCCATAATAGAGGATGCAACAAGAGAGGATGCACAAAAAATAAAGGTGTTGATTCATCAAAGGCAGAAACACCAAGTTCAAGCAGGGCAAGGGCCAGAACAACGGAACCATTAGGAAGACCAAAG AAAGCACAGGCAGAAGTTGAGCCCACTCCAAAATGGGGAAGGAGAGGACCTAGAAAAATAGCTCCAACAGTGGAAAATAGAGCACCTACTACAACTCCTACACCTGCTACACCTCCAGCACCTCCTGAATTCCCTGCATCATCTTCTGGATGTCCAACTGCTAAAAGAGGAAGGAA